The following are from one region of the Littorina saxatilis isolate snail1 linkage group LG2, US_GU_Lsax_2.0, whole genome shotgun sequence genome:
- the LOC138955371 gene encoding sphingosine kinase 2-like, whose translation MANWRDEVLLEGDFSIPPKIRILFKVTLTPLGIFYSQISTISSQYEEKFVQISDVIGCHCGSANVSPTPRRSDNTASFTVYSYPFRKKLFSGKKTRHRVAVTFETDQFATFEENHIHVLRWKNVINCLSRGIHINPGDVDSCESSPMDRFLILVNPHSGPGRAMQICKGEVEPMLEEACIPFKIIVTEYAGHAHDLIQNLELAEWGAVVIVSGDGLVYEVFNGLMKRADWTTAIKKPVGYIPGGSGNALGCAINYAAGEPVLENPVLHSTFVLIKHRVVPMDLVLVQTPSQQLYSFLSVTWGIVADIDYESEKYRNLGEARFTVGAIKRIVNLRSYSGRLSFLPVAEYVPKSETAPRRLTKVRRFSLRSMSNSLGSIDSIDSRQSRSSSVVLTSARSLESSPLSSDRVHGVSAPGYTNGGGDVQLTINEQSGSDSDTLSSPSKPAQKHSNSVVGGGDGAHWTPAVPRDTATSSPPAAVVDVTSTTEINSNFTQNARTRHSPQSSMHGPLVNGTTPQGGQQQHKTTGQSDFEEETFYADKKDGHAVPTPFLPPLDEPVPDNWVVIEGKFVLACAIYQTHLGSDMLAAPSARLSDGIIHLMFVREGISRNNLFNLFLTFSEGTHIDSPYVEFVPVLAFRLEPHHNSGNIMIDGERLDEVMPVQGQVLPGLARIMAIQ comes from the exons ATGGCGAACTGGAGGGACGAGGTGTTGTTAGAAGGAGACTTTTCCATTCCTCCTAAAATTCGTATACTCTTCAAAGTGACTTTAACCCCACTTGGCATCTTTTACAGTCAAATTTCTACCATCAGTTCACAGTATGAAGAGAAATTTGTGCAGATCAGCGATGTGATCGGGTGCCATTGCGGCTCGGCAAACGTTTCTCCAACTCCAAGACGTTCGGACAACACAGCAAGTTTTACCGTGTACTCATATCCGTTCAGAAAGAAGCTTTTCAGTGGAAAGAAAACAAGGCATCGTGTAGCAGTTACGTTTGAAACTGATCAGTTCGCAACATTCGAAGAAAATCACATACATGTCCTGCGTTGGAAAAATGTGATCAACTGTTTGAGCAGAGGAATTCACATTAATCCAGGGG ATGTAGACAGTTGTGAGTCATCCCCCATGGATCGTTTCCTGATCTTAGTGAACCCTCACAGTGGTCCTGGCAGAGCCATGCAAATTTGCAAAGGCGAAGTAGAACCAATGCTAGAGGAGGCTTGCATCCCCTTCAAAATTATTGTAACAG AGTATGCGGGCCACGCACATGACTTGATTCAGAACCTGGAGCTGGCCGAGTGGGGAGCTGTGGTCATTGTTTCTGGCGATGGACTCGTTTATGAG GTGTTTAACGGGTTGATGAAAAGAGCTGACTGGACAACAGCCATCAAGAAACCCGTGGGTTATATACCGGGTGGCTCCGGTAACGCTCTGGGCTGCGCCATCAATTATGCTGCAGG GGAGCCAGTGCTTGAGAACCCAGTTTTGCACTCCACCTTTGTACTCATCAAACACAGAGTGGTGCCCATGGACCTGGTTCTGGTGCAGACGCCCTCACAGCAACTCTACTCCTTCCTGTCGGTCACATGGGGCATTGTTGCTGACATTGACTACGAGTCTGAGAAATACCGCAATCTTGGTGAAGCGCGTTTTACCGTGGGAGCCATTAAGAGGATTGTCA ATTTGCGTTCTTACTCAGGGAGATTGTCTTTCTTACCTGTGGCAGAATACGTCCCCAAGTCAGAGACCGCTCCAAGAAGACTGACGAAAGTTCGCCGCTTCTCTTTACGAAGCATGTCAAACTCACTGGGGTCCATCGATAGCATTGATTCCCGACAGTCAAGGTCTTCCTCTGTAGTCCTGACTTCCGCCAGATCCCTAGAAAGCTCCCCCCTTTCCAGTGACAGAGTGCATGGTGTTAGTGCACCTGGTTACACTAACGGCGGTGGTGATGTGCAATTGACCATCAACGAACAGAGCGGGAGTGACAGTGATACTCTCTCCTCGCCAAGCAAGCCAGCACAAAAGCATTCCAACAGTGTGGTAGGAGGCGGTGACGGGGCACACTGGACTCCCGCTGTGCCCAGAGACACCGCCACCAGCTCTCCACCTGCAGCTGTTGTGGACGTGACCTCCACCACTGAGATCAACTCCAACTTCACTCAAAATGCCCGCACCAGACATTCCCCGCAATCCTCCATGCATGGTCCACTGGTCAACGGGACCACACCTCAGGGAGGCCAACAGCAACACAAAACCACTGGGCAGAGTGACTTTGAGGAAGAGACATTTTACGCTGACAAGAAGGATGGCCATGCTGTACCCACACCTTTCCTACCACCCCTGGACGAGCCGGTGCCGGACAACTGGGTGGTGATAGAGGGGAAGTTCGTGCTGGCATGTGCCATATACCAGACCCACCTGGGCAGCGACATGCTGGCTGCCCCCTCCGCTCGCTTGTCTGATGGCATCATCCACCTCATGTTCGTCCGCGAGGGCATCTCTCGCAACAATCTCTTCAACCTCTTCCTGACCTTCAGCGAGGGCACGCACATTGACTCTCCGTATGTGGAGTTTGTGCCCGTGCTGGCGTTCCGGCTGGAGCCTCACCACAACAGCGGCAACATCATGATTGACGGGGAGCGACTTGACGAGGTCATGCCTGTACAGGGCCAGGTGTTGCCAGGTCTGGCACGTATCATGGCAATCCAGTAG